A portion of the Fulvia fulva chromosome 1, complete sequence genome contains these proteins:
- a CDS encoding Alpha-glucosidase: MTLMQQANAHRWWKEAVVYQIYPASFLHTGAGAQPGWGDVQGILSKLDYLKHLGVDIVWTSPIYMSPQADMGYDISDYKNIDPKYGSLEDVDDLVAGLKQRGMKLMMDLVVNHTSEQHAWFLDSRSSKSSKHRDWYIWKDARKDDDGNRQPPNNWSQILGDANSAWTWDEKTQQYYLSLFTPEQPDLNWENPDVRDAVHDVLRFWLDRGASGFRMDVINLISKDQRYPDAEITNPKAKYQSGHKFFANGPRLHEFLKDMNQKVLSKYDSITVGEMPYVTDEKEILRVVGEERKELNMIFIFEIVDVDNAPGGPRLTLHEWTVDDIREIVSKWQNVMRAQGGWNSVFIENHDNPRSVSRYVSDATQESRELGAKLLATMQTTLSGTLYVYQGEEIGMGNVPLSWQPEEYKDIESINYWKKMSELCKDDDKMLDFAKEVMQKKARDHARTPVQWNDGPNAGFCESGIKPWMRVNDDYKIINAKAQWELDDPGKLSVLQHWRRALENRKKEKEVFVYGDFKVFDDKHETIFAYRRASKEKAFVVVLNFSDKQVEWQVPQDARVQKWVAGNYTSGAPGQDVSAATIQLKPWEAILGAAHVDKSLSIHATC, translated from the exons ATGACACTGATGCAACAGGCCAACGCCCACCGCTGGTGGAAAGAAGCAGTGGTCTACCAGATATATCCTGCATCTTTCCTCCACACAGGAGCAGGAGCACAGCCGGGATGGGGCGACGTTCAGGGCATACTGTCCAAACTGGACTATCTCAAGCACTTGGGAG TGGATATCGTCTGGACCTCGCCCATCTACATGTCTCCACAGGCCGACATGGGCTACGACATCAGCGACTACAAGAATATCGACCCCAAATACGGTTCTCTCGAAGACGTTGATGATTTGGTTGCCGGTCTCAAACAACGAGGTATGAAGCTCATGATGGACCTGGTAGTCAATCACACCAGCGAACAGCATGCCTGGTTCTTGGACTCCCGCTCTTCCAAGAGCAGCAAGCACAGGGACTGGTATATCTGGAAGGATGCTCGAAAAGACGACGACGGGAATCGTCAACCGCCGAACAATTGGTCTCAGATCTTAGGCGATGCCAACTCTGCGTGGACTTGGGACGAGAAAACGCAGCAATACTACTTGTCTCTGTTTACTCCCGAGCAGCCTGACCTCAATTGGGAGAATCCCGATGTTCGAGACGCTGTCCATGATGTGCTCCGCTTCTGGCTGGACCGTGGCGCGAGTGGCTTCAGAATGGATGTCATCAATCTCATCTCCAAAGACCAGAGATATCCTGATGCAGAGATCACGAATCCAAAGGCAAAATACCAATCAGGACATAAGTTCTTTGCCAACGGTCCGCGGTTGCACGAGTTTCTCAAGGATATGAACCAGAAGGTTCTGTCCAAGTATGACTCCATTACTGTTGGCGAGATGCCGTACGTGACTGACGAGAAAGAGATTCTGCGGGTCGTGGGCGAAGAACGAAAGGAATTGAACATGATCTTCATCTTCGAGATCGTAGATGTAGATAATGCACCAGGGGGTCCTCGTCTAACTCTCCACGAGTGGACAGTCGACGACATCAGGGAGATTGTGTCCAAATGGCAGAACGTCATGCGTGCGCAAGGAGGCTGGAATTCTGTCTTCATCGAAAATCACGACAACCCACGCTCAGTCTCTCGCTACGTGAGCGATGCCACGCAGGAATCCCGCGAGCTAGGCGCGAAGCTTCTAGCCACCATGCAGACAACATTGAGTGGAACATTGTACGTATACCAGGGCGAGGAGATCGGCATGGGTAACGTGCCGTTATCATGGCAACCTGAAGAATACAAAGACATCGAATCCATCAACTACTGGAAAAAGATGAGCGAACTTTGCAAGGATGACGACAAGATGCTCGACTTTGCCAAAGAAGTGATGCAGAAGAAGGCAAGGGACCACGCTCGCACGCCAGTCCAGTGGAACGATGGACCCAACGCAGGATTCTGCGAGAGTGGCATCAAGCCATGGATGCGTGTGAACGATGATTACAAGATCATCAACGCCAAGGCGCAATGGGAGCTCGACGACCCCGGCAAGCTGTCAGTCTTGCAGCACTGGCGACGTGCGCTCGAGAACCGGAAGAAAGAGAAGGAAGTATTCGTCTATGGGGACTTCAAGGTGTTTGATGACAAGCACGAGACAATCTTCGCCTATCGTCGAGCGAGTAAGGAGAAAGCTTTCGTGGTGGTGCTCAACTTCTCCGACAAACAGGTCGAATGGCAAGTTCCGCAGGATGCTCGAGTGCAGAAGTGGGTGGCGGGCAATTATACATCAGGGGCGCCAGGGCAGGATGTCTCGGCGGCCACCATTCAGCTGAAGCCATGGGAAGCCATTCTCGGCGCAGCCCACGTTGACAAGTCTCTGTCCATCCACGCGACTTGCTAG